From Xyrauchen texanus isolate HMW12.3.18 chromosome 36, RBS_HiC_50CHRs, whole genome shotgun sequence, one genomic window encodes:
- the LOC127629523 gene encoding uncharacterized protein LOC127629523, producing MAKRIGPYKRYLRGTDAVPRRTKFRWNAKRSQEDGTSSANNEDDDSLLNVNNNKDDRENTEDDMSNASNSEDEDEEDEVDNENVSTTKLLGTDIQENDSEDDRINTEDDMSIASNSEDVDNEVDNDKSSTISLMGTDTEENEDSIGSDSNANVLDAARSGDENDVDSEDLMEGNTSGENPSEFSVGSEDTADTGDKPLYPGAPLSKGESVLMLMSYLLRHNLTGEALTHLLEMFNIMFPGLIPSSHYIFHKEFGSSSKFEVHFYCESCLKYFGISTDCPTQCDSCNTVFDANANLKNGFYFLVLSLYAQIKQLLQEHGVSLNEKTRTFGVLSDIQSGEEYLNLCDSGILAKDDLTLIWNCDGAPVFKSSKCSIWPIQCQVIELGPEVRKKHILMSALWFGPSKPSISDSMAQSIASVTQSSLMAFTVVTFAITKVYPLPGEVDHCWMLTRVSKYPFDMPANLSPAMGFLLMELLQKNPNEPILELKIILTEQNSR from the exons AACAACAATAAAGATGACCGAGAAAACACAGAAGATGACATGAGTAATGCATCCAAcagtgaagatgaagatgaagaggatgAAGTAGACAATGAAAACGTTTCCACAACTAAGCTGTTGGGTACTGATATTCAAGAG AACGACAGTGAGGATGATCGAATAAACACAGAAGATGACATGAGTATTGCTTCCAACAGTGAAGATGTAGATAATGAAGTGGACAATGATAAATCCTCCACAATTAGCCTAATGGGTACTGACACTGAAGAG AATGAGGATTCCATTGGATCAGATTCCAACGCAAACGTGCTTGATGCTGCAAGGAGTGGAGATGAAAACGATGTGGACAGTGAAGACTTGATGGAGGGCAATACTAGTGGAGAAAACCCATCTGAATTTTCTGTG ggcAGTGAAGATACAGCAGATACTGGTGACAAACCCTTGTATCCTGGTGCACCTCTTTCAAAAGGAGAAAGTGTTTTGATGCTGATGTCCTATCTGTTACGGCATAATTTAACCGGCGAGGCACTTACTCACTTACTGGAAATGTTTAACATAATGTTTCCAGGTCTGATCCCATCTTCACATTACATTTTCCACAAAGAATTTGGAAGTTCATCTAAATTTGAAGTTCACTTTTattgtgaaagctgtttaaaatacTTTGGCATTAGCACAGACTGTCCCACTCAATGTGACTCTTGCAACACAGTATTTGATGCCAATGCAAACCTAAAGAATGGCTTCTATTTTCTTGTGTTGTCCCTGTATGCACAGATTAAGCAACTTCTGCAAGAACATGGTGTCAGTCTTAACGAAAAAACTAGAACGTTTGGGGTTCTCTCTGACATACAATCTGGTGAAGAATATCTAAATTTATGTGACAGTGGCATTCTTGCAAAAGATGACTTGACGCTAATTTGGAATTGTGATGGCGCACCAGTGTTTAAAAGTTCTAAATGCAGCATTTGGCCAATTCAGTGTCAGGTAATTGAACTGGGACCAGAAGTGaggaaaaagcacattttgatgTCAGCATTATGGTTTGGGCCAAGTAAACCATCCAT CTCTGATTCAATGGCTCAGTCCATTGCTTCAGTAACACAAAGCAGTTTAATGGCTTTTACGGTTGTGACTTTTGCTATCACAAAGGTG TATCCTCTTCCTGGGGAAGTGGACCACTGTTGGATGCTAACCAGGGTCAGTAAGTATCCGTTTGACATGCCTGCAAACCTCAGTCCAGCCATGGGCTTTCTTCTCATGGAG CTGCTGCAGAAAAATCCCAATGAGCCAATCCTTGAGCTGAAGATCATCCTGACCGAGCAGAATAGTCGATGA